GTTGCCGCGGAATCGGCCCGCTACCGGATCGACCGGGCCGAGGCCATTAAGGACGGGTGGCAGCGCGACCGGCGCCCTGACGCCGCGGCCGCACTGCGCGAGAACCCGGACATCGCCGGGGATCGCGCGGTCGCCATCGACCTCGCGTATGAAGAGTTCTGCACCCGTGAAGAGGCGGGCGAGGTTCTCGACTCGACGGCGTTCTGTGCCCGCTTCTCCTTCGGCGCCTCGCTGCGCCGGCTCCTCACGCTCCACCGGTTCCTCGACGATCACCCCGACGCACTCGGCGGGGTTCCGACGAACTGGCCCGCGGTCGGGGAGGACGTGGGCGACTTCTTCGTGCTCCGGGAACTGGGCCGCGGCAGCTTCTCCCGGGTCTACTTGGCGATTGAAACCACGGCCGGGGGGCGCCCGGTCGCGCTGAAAGTCTCCGCCGCGGGCAGCCGCGAGGCCGATACGCTCGGGCCGCTGTCCCACCCGCACCTCACCCCGGTGCTGTCGTCCCGGTCGGCCGGTAACTGGACCGTCGTCGCCATGCCGTTTGTGGGGACGGCGACCCTGGAAGACGTGTTGTCGGTGGCCTGGCGCTCGGATCGGGACGAGGCGCCGCGGTCGGCCGCCGTTCTGCTCGAAGCGGCCGGGTGCGGCGGGACCGGGGACGATCCGCCGGTTCTCCCCGGTCCCGCGTTCCCACTCCGCCGCGCGACCTACGAGGACGCGGTGGGGGCGGTCGCGGCCGGGCTGTTCGCCGGCGTCGCGTACCTGCACGAACAGGGCATCGCCCACCGCGACCTCAAGCCGTCGAACGTGCTCCTCGGCCCGAACGGGCACCCGTACCTACTGGACTTCAACCTCGCGTCCCGGTCCACCGACCCGTGGCGCCTGGTCGGTACGCTCCCGTACATGGCCCCGGAACAACTCGCACTGATGGCGGAGGAGTCCGCGAGCCCGCCCCCGGACGGGCGCCCCGGCGACGTGTTCGCGTGCGGGGTCGTTCTGTTTGAACTGTTGACCGGTCGGCACCCGTTCGGTGACCCGAGCGCGCTCTCCGCCAAACTCGGACGGGAGCACGTGGCCGCGGCCCTCCTCAACGCGCAGCGGGCCGGTCACCTTCCCCTCGCTCCTCTCAATCCCCGGGTCCGGCGCGCCGTTCGCGCCGCGATCGGGCGCTGCTTGGCGCTCGACCCGCAGAGCCGGCCCACCGCGGCCGAATTGGTCGCACTGTTCACGCGGATCAGTGCCCCGCGGGCGCGGCGGTTCGTGGTTCCCGTTCTCGCCGGTGCGGGAATCTTGGGGCTGGTGCTGGGGTACGCGATACTTCGCCCCTCCACCGTTCCCGCGGAGCCGGTGGCGCCCGCGTCGGAACCACCGGAGCTTTCCCCGCGCCAGCGCGCGATGAATCTGTACCAACAGGGGAAGTACGATCTGGCGGCCGTGGAGTTTCAGAATATTGCGGCGGCGGACAACGACGGCCGAGCCTACGGTCACGCGGCCCACTGTCTGTCGGAGTGCCGGATTCGTGACGGGGCGATTAAGGCCGCTGACGAAGCGATTCGCCGGGGCTACCGCGAGGCCCCGGTGTACGCGAACCGGGCTTACGATCACTTCCAAGGTGGCGACCTGGAGGCGGCGAAAGCCGACTGTGATGAGGCGCTTCGCCGCGACCCGAATCTGTTAGCGGCTCGGTTCACGCGCGCCGACGTGTACCTCCAATGGTACTTCAAGAGCGGTGCGGTCATTCCGCAAGAAGCGATCTCCGACATCGACCGGGTGACGGCGGGCGCGCCGAACGTTCCGGACGCCTGGATTACCGCCGCGCAAATACACCTCCTCGCGCCCGATGGCGGACCCGCGGCGCGGGACGCCGCGGTGCGGGCGGTACGGCACGCGGTCTCGGCTGGGAGCCCCTCCAAGGTGATCGAGAGCAACCCGGTGTTGCAAGAACTCGCGGATCACCCCGCCTTCAAAGACGCGCTGGCCCCGCGCGCCAATCACGTCGCCCCGTCCATCAATTTGCACCTCGCGAAACTCGCTCCCTGACGCGGGCCGAGCGGCCGATCACCTCCGGGGCACCGGCCCCAATCTCTTTACACACCCATCACCGAATACACTCGGTACCGCATCTGAGCCAACAAACTGTTGGTGGGGGAGGTCGTCTGCCGAAAATCATGTCCAGTACCGCAACGGAATCGCAACTCCCTGAGTGTCCCGCTCTCCGCGGTACCGGGTGGCAGGCGCCATCTGTTCCCCAACGTCTGTCGGGATCAGGTCATGCGGAGCTTTCGTCAGGCGTCCGGTTCGAGCGCTAATCGGTTCCGAGCCCGTTTATCGCTGGAGGCGCTCGATTCGCGGCTGGCCCCATCGTCCCTACTCGACGACTCGACACAAGGCGTCTTCGTTCTGCTCCCCGCGCCTGTCATTGACCCCGCGAACGTGATCGCGGTTTCGAGCGCGCCGCTGCCCGGTGCGACCGCCGACCCGACTCTAGTAAGGATGGACGCGGACGCGACGCAGGAAATCTACGCACCGGTTACGGCCGTAAACGTTGCCCCGCGCATTATCAACTTCAAAGGCGTTGAGGCGATCGGTGGGGTGTGGCGGTTCTCGGGTGACGTAATCGGCCCCGCACCCGCGGGACTCGTAATCCAGTTCGGTGGGGTACCGGCCACGCTCCAGAACAAGGCGACAACAACCGACGCCACCGGGCACTTCTCTGTGACCTATTTGATGAAGATGGACGGGACCGATAACGGCCTCGCGTCCGCGAAGACGACCGACGCCAACGGCCTCGCCTCGAACCTCGCACTTTACAACATCAGCCCGGGTTAATGCCCGCTCACGGACCACCCGCACACACCGGAGGCGCATGTGGAACTGGCCGGTTCGACACTCAGGGGGCACCCGGGCGAAGTACGGGCCGGGTTCCACCGATTGGCCACGCGGATTCTGGGCGAGAGCCGGGGGCTCCCGCCCGACAAACTGGCGGCCCTGCTCCTCCCGATGGTGCGTCGGGCCGTCCGAACCGAGCGCGGCCCGGCCGCTCTCGTCGGCTGGCTCCGCCAGCGCCCCGGCGCCCCGCGCGCGGGCCACCACTCCGAGGGCGCGGAGCGGCTCTTGACCGAAGACCTGGTGCGCGCGT
The Gemmata palustris DNA segment above includes these coding regions:
- a CDS encoding protein kinase domain-containing protein encodes the protein MTHPAPRVAAESARYRIDRAEAIKDGWQRDRRPDAAAALRENPDIAGDRAVAIDLAYEEFCTREEAGEVLDSTAFCARFSFGASLRRLLTLHRFLDDHPDALGGVPTNWPAVGEDVGDFFVLRELGRGSFSRVYLAIETTAGGRPVALKVSAAGSREADTLGPLSHPHLTPVLSSRSAGNWTVVAMPFVGTATLEDVLSVAWRSDRDEAPRSAAVLLEAAGCGGTGDDPPVLPGPAFPLRRATYEDAVGAVAAGLFAGVAYLHEQGIAHRDLKPSNVLLGPNGHPYLLDFNLASRSTDPWRLVGTLPYMAPEQLALMAEESASPPPDGRPGDVFACGVVLFELLTGRHPFGDPSALSAKLGREHVAAALLNAQRAGHLPLAPLNPRVRRAVRAAIGRCLALDPQSRPTAAELVALFTRISAPRARRFVVPVLAGAGILGLVLGYAILRPSTVPAEPVAPASEPPELSPRQRAMNLYQQGKYDLAAVEFQNIAAADNDGRAYGHAAHCLSECRIRDGAIKAADEAIRRGYREAPVYANRAYDHFQGGDLEAAKADCDEALRRDPNLLAARFTRADVYLQWYFKSGAVIPQEAISDIDRVTAGAPNVPDAWITAAQIHLLAPDGGPAARDAAVRAVRHAVSAGSPSKVIESNPVLQELADHPAFKDALAPRANHVAPSINLHLAKLAP